One window of the Hoplias malabaricus isolate fHopMal1 chromosome Y, fHopMal1.hap1, whole genome shotgun sequence genome contains the following:
- the LOC136678021 gene encoding probable phospholipid-transporting ATPase IM, with protein sequence MSFFGLDCVKKKEEETERRIRANDREYNLSFKYATNAIKTSKYNLLTFLPLNLFEQFQRIANAYFLCLLVLQVIPAISSLSWFTTVVPLALVLTITAVKDAIDDIHRHKSDRHVNNRKAQVLINGELRSEKWMNVQVGDIIRLENNQFVTADLLLLSSSEPLNLVYIETAELDGETNLKVKQALTVTGEMGGSIEALAAFKGEVCCEAPNNRLDRFTGTLVWKGQKHSLDNQSVLLRGCTLRNTDWCFGLVLFAGPDTKLMQNSGKTCFKRTSIDRLMNVLVLFIFGFLVLMCIVLAVGHGLWEYYEGSKISSFVPRGETVSPAYSAFLTFWSYIIILNTVVPISLYVSMEVIRLGNSYYINWDRLMYYSRSDTPAEARTTTLNEELGQIRYVFSDKTGTLTQNIMTFNKCSINGKTYGDVIDSYTGERLEISEDMIPVDFSLNPLADRKFRFYDSSLLEAVKLDNVEVQNFFRLLALCHTVMPEEKNNELLYQAQSPDEGALVTAARNFGFVFRSRTPESLCIVEMGVPRTYELLSILDFNNVRKRMSVIVRSPEGTLSLYCKGADTIVYQRLHASCSKLMDVTTEHLNEFAGEGLRTLVLAYKDLDEEYFSEWQQRHHEANTALEEREEKLNQLYEEIEKDLLLIGASAIEDKLQDGVTQTIEQLAKADIKIWVLTGDKQETAENIGYSCNLLREEMNDIFIVAANSHEDVRRELRDARVKIHRDSGEDTLFIPESILGNEPKVVPEECVTGEFGLVINGHSLAFALEGSMELEFLRTACLCKTVICCRVTPLQKAQVVELVKKYKKAVTLAIGDGANDVSMIKAAHIGVGISGQEGMQAVLSSDFSFAQFRYLQRLLLVHGRWSYLRMCKFLRYFFYKNFTFTFVHFWYAFFCGFSAQTVYDEGFIALYNLVYTSLPVLGMALFDQDVNDGWSLEFPQLYVPGQLNQYFSKTAFMKCALHSCYSSLILFFVPYATVYDSMRSDGKEAADYQSFALLTQTCLTVAVCVQLGVDLSYWTAVNHLFVWGSLGMYFIVTFTMQSDGLYQLHPPSFRFVGTSRNSLDQYSVWLTVLLTAVLCVLPVLIHRFLFILFKPTINDKVRFKVCQKKLQRPTPRRRTKIRRSSTRRSGYAFSHAQGYGDLVTSKRFLRRPAAPRSTGFTPTGRSGGFKPTGRSAGYSPSSKEQNNRQETEPTELQRYRTVQDSV encoded by the exons ACGAACGCCATCAAAACCTCGAAATACAATCTGCTCACTTTCCTGCCCCTCAATTTGTTCGAACAGTTTCAGAGAATTGCAAATGCCTACTTCCTCTGTCTGCTCGTCCTCCAG GTGATTCCTgccatctcctctctctcctggtTCACTACAGTTGTTCCCCTAGCCCTCGTGCTGACCATCACTGCAGTAAAAGACGCCATTGATGATATA CATCGACACAAGAGCGATCGGCATGTCAACAACCGTAAAGCCCAGGTCCTCATCAATGGAGA ACTCAGAAGTGAGAAATGGATGAATGTTCAAGTTGGTGATATCATCAGACTTGAGAATAACCAGTTTGTCACA gcggATTTGTTGCTCTTATCGAGCAGTGAGCCTCTAAACTTGGTGTACATCGAGACTGCTGAGTTGGATGG ggagaCTAATCTGAAGGTGAAGCAGGCTCTCACTGTAACCGGAGAGATGGGGGGAAGCATAGAAGCCCTGGCTGCTTTTAAAG gGGAGGTGTGTTGTGAAGCACCCAATAATCGTTTGGACAGGTTTACTGGGACCCTGGTGTGGAAAGGACAGAAGCATTCCCTAGATAACCAGAGCGTTCTTCTGAGGGGCTGCACACTCAGAAATACAGACTGGTGCTTTGGCCTGGTGCTCTTCGCAG GTCCTGACACTAAACTGATGCAGAATTCTGGGAAAACATGTTTTAAGAGGACAAGCATCGACCGGCTAATGAACGTCCTTGTGCTATTT ATCTTTGGTTTTCTGGTGTTGATGTGCATTGTATTGGCGGTGGGTCATGGTTTGTGGGAGTATTATGAAGGGTCAAAGATCTCAAGCTTTGTGCCAAGAGGGGAAACTGTGAGCCCAGCGTATTCAGCCTTCCTCACCTTCTGGTCCTACATCATCATCCTCAACACAGTGGTCCCCATATCACTCTATGTCAG taTGGAAGTGATCCGGCTTGGGAACAGTTACTATATTAACTGGGACAGACTGATGTACTATAGCCGCAGTGACACACCAGCAGAGGCTCGGACCACCACTCTGAATGAAGAGCTTGGGCAGATACGATACGTTTTCTCTGATAAAACAGGAACTCTCACTCAGAACATCATGACGTTCAACAAATGCTCCATCAATGGAAAGACCTAcg GAGACGTGATTGACTCTTACACAGGAGAGAGACTGGAGATTTCAGAG GACATGATTCCGGTGGACTTCTCTTTAAATCCTTTGGCCGACAGAAAGTTTCGGTTCTATGACAGCAGTCTTCTAGAGGCCGTGAAGCTAGACAATGTGGAAGTTCAGAACTTCTTCAGACTGCTGGCACTCTGCCACACTGTCATGCCTGaggagaaaaacaatg AGCTGCTGTATCAGGCTCAGTCTCCAGATGAGGGCGCTCTAGTTACTGCAGCTCGCAATTTCGGTTTTGTTTTTCGCTCCCGGACGCCTGAGAGTCTGTGCATCGTGGAGATGGGTGTACCACGAACCTATGAACTCCTCTCCATCCTTGATTTCAACAACGTACGAAAGAGAATGTCTGTCATCG tgcgtTCTCCTGAAGGAACTCTATCTCTGTACTGTAAAGGAGCTGACACTATTGTCTACCAGAGGCTCCATGCGTCCTGCAGTAAACTGATGGATGTCACAACAGAACACCTTAAC gaGTTTGCTGGTGAAGGTCTGAGAACCCTAGTTCTGGCCTATAAAGATCTGGATGAAGAATATTTCTCAGAATGGCAACAGCGTCATCATGAGGCCAACACTGCACTGGAGGAGCGAGAGGAAAAACTTAATCAGCTGTATGAGGAGATAGAGAAAGACCTGCTG CTAATTGGAGCCTCAGCAATAGAGGATAAGCTTCAGGATGGTGTGACTCAGACCATCGAGCAGCTCGCTAAAGCGGACATTAAGATCTGGGTGCTGACAGGAGATAAACAAG agACGGCAGAGAACATTGGGTACTCCTGTAACCTGCTGAGGGAGGAGATGaatgatatatttattgttGCTGCTAATTCACATGAGGATGTCAGACGAGAACTGAG AGATGCTCGAGTGAAAATCCATCGAGATTCAGGAGAGGATACCCTCTTCATCCCAGAGAGCATTCTGGGTAATGAACCGAAAGTGGTACCAGAGGAGTGTGTGACAGGGGAATTTGGACTTGTCATCAACGGACACAGCttg GCCTTTGCTCTAGAGGGTAGTATGGAGCTGGAGTTTTTGAGGACGGCATGTCTGTGCAAGACAGTGATCTGCTGCAGGGTCACTCCTCTGCAGAAAGCTCAGGTGGTGGAACTggtaaagaaatataaaaaagcaGTCACTCTCGCCATTGGAGACGGAGCAAATGACGTTAGCATGATTAAGG CGGCTCATATTGGAGTGGGTATCAGTGGACAGGAGGGGATGCAGGCGGTATTGTCCAGTGATTTCTCGTTTGCTCAGTTCCGATACCTGCAGCGCCTCCTGTTGGTTCATGGACGATGGTCATACCTCCGCATGTGCAAGTTCCTGCGTTATTTCTTCTACAAAAACTTTACCTTCACCTTTGTGCACTTCTGGTATGCCTTCTTCTGTGGATTTTCTGCTCAG ACGGTGTATGACGAAGGCTTCATTGCTCTTTATAACTTAGTATACACTTCCCTCCCAGTGTTGGGCATGGCCCTTTTTGACCAG GATGTGAATGACGGCTGGAGTCTGGAGTTTCCTCAACTCTATGTGCCAGGTCAGCTGAATCAGTACTTCAGCAAAACTGCGTTTATGAAGTGTGCGCTCCACAGCTGCTACAGTTCCCTTATCCTGTTCTTCGTGCCCTACGCCACTGTGTATGACTCCATGCGCAGCGATGGGAAGGAAGCAGCTGACTATCAGTCCTTTGCTCTACTCACTCAGACCTGCCTCACAGTTGCTGTTTGTGTCCAG ttggGAGTAGACTTGTCCTACTGGACAGCAGTTAATCACCTTTTTGTTTGGGGCAGTTTGGGGATGTATTTTATTGTCACCTTCACTATGCAGAGTGATGGGCTTTATCAGCTTCATCCTCCATCCTTTCGCTTTGTCG GTACATCACGTAACTCTCTGGATCAGTACAGTGTTTGGCTGACCGTTCTCCTGACTGCTGTACTGTGTGTCCTGCCAGTGTTAATTCATCGATTCCTCTTTATCCTGTTCAAACCCACCATTAATGACAAG GTGAGGTTTAAAGTGTGTCAGAAGAAACTCCAGCGTCCTACTCCTCGGCGCCGAACTAAAATCCGCCGCTCCAGCACACGTCGCTCTGGTTATGCTTTCTCTCATGCTCAGGGCTACGGTGACCTTGTGACCTCCAAAAGATTTTTACGGAGACCGGCTGCCCCGCGCTCCACAGGGTTCACTCCCACTGGACGCTCAGGAGGATTCAAACCCACAGGACGTTCGGCCGGGTACAGTCCATCCAGCAAAGAGCAGAACAACAGACAAGAAACTGAACCTACAGAACTGCAGAGATATCGCACAGTACAGGACTCTGTCTGA